A portion of the Bacillus sp. es.034 genome contains these proteins:
- a CDS encoding alpha/beta-type small acid-soluble spore protein: MSKRKLLVPESRAAMDELKARVSGTRDPKEAKYEIAKEQGIPLQRGYNGKLTSEQAGKVGGSIGGNMVKELVRMAQENMSKK, from the coding sequence ATGTCGAAAAGAAAACTTCTCGTCCCGGAATCGCGAGCCGCTATGGATGAGCTGAAAGCGAGAGTGTCGGGTACCCGGGATCCAAAGGAAGCCAAGTATGAAATCGCAAAAGAACAGGGAATCCCTCTTCAAAGGGGCTACAATGGGAAATTAACGTCTGAACAGGCGGGGAAAGTCGGTGGATCGATCGGCGGTAATATGGTGAAGGAACTTGTCAGAATGGCTCAGGAGAATATGTCAAAAAAATGA
- a CDS encoding uracil-DNA glycosylase, whose product MEAYNCEGFVHGRGPMNPAIMIVGEAPGETEIHNGMPFSGRAGKVLDEFFRYLGVEREDIYFTSTVRSRPYKIIHKKNRDNEVIEKKYNRAPTRKEQFAHAPILDYELQHVKPKQLVTLGNIGLQRLLGRKYTISDVHGQLIQSKVRRLKDLDSNEWTWSEETYSIFPTFHPASIFYNRSLEENIYKDLDHLKKILHDKKADIK is encoded by the coding sequence ATGGAAGCTTATAACTGTGAAGGCTTTGTCCATGGAAGGGGACCAATGAACCCTGCGATCATGATTGTAGGGGAGGCACCCGGGGAAACCGAAATTCATAATGGCATGCCCTTCAGCGGGAGAGCGGGTAAGGTGCTCGATGAATTCTTTCGATATCTGGGTGTAGAAAGGGAGGATATTTACTTTACCTCCACGGTCAGGAGCAGACCTTACAAAATCATACATAAGAAAAACCGGGATAATGAAGTGATCGAAAAGAAATATAACAGGGCCCCGACTCGTAAAGAACAGTTTGCACATGCCCCGATTTTGGATTATGAGCTCCAACATGTAAAGCCGAAACAGCTTGTCACATTGGGTAATATAGGATTGCAAAGATTGTTGGGGAGGAAATATACGATTTCGGATGTACACGGTCAGCTGATCCAGTCGAAGGTCAGGCGGTTGAAAGATCTTGATTCAAACGAATGGACCTGGAGCGAGGAAACGTACTCCATATTCCCAACCTTTCATCCCGCATCCATTTTTTATAATCGTTCGCTTGAAGAAAACATTTATAAAGATCTTGATCATTTAAAGAAGATACTGCACGACAAGAAAGCTGACATCAAGTGA
- a CDS encoding pyridoxamine 5'-phosphate oxidase family protein, translating to MSQAELKQQILKVLDESKVGTLATVKKNKPHSRYMTFSHDELTLYTPTSSDTHKTDEIEDNPHVHILLGYEGEGYGDTFVEIEGRASVEDSAHYKEKLWNDHMKRWFEGPDDPNYIVLKIQPTAIRLMNDEEDSPQSLEL from the coding sequence TTGTCACAAGCCGAATTGAAACAACAAATCTTAAAGGTTCTTGACGAAAGCAAAGTAGGTACGCTGGCAACGGTTAAGAAGAATAAGCCTCATTCCCGCTATATGACGTTCTCACATGATGAACTCACTTTATATACGCCAACGAGCAGTGACACGCATAAAACCGATGAAATCGAAGATAATCCCCATGTCCACATCCTCCTTGGCTATGAAGGGGAAGGATACGGAGATACATTCGTTGAAATCGAAGGGCGTGCTTCCGTCGAAGATTCTGCACACTACAAAGAAAAACTATGGAATGACCATATGAAGAGGTGGTTTGAAGGTCCGGACGATCCAAATTACATCGTCCTGAAAATCCAGCCGACCGCCATCCGCCTCATGAACGATGAAGAAGATTCGCCGCAGTCGCTTGAATTATAA
- a CDS encoding ABC transporter ATP-binding protein produces the protein MSRHIRKKPGENDKAKDARGTLRRLWSYLSKMKVILYLVILMVFLSSAAALLGPFLVGKAIDDYIVTKETSGLVGLITGLIAVYILHSMSVWFQNYWMIGVAQDTVYRLRKDLFHQLHQLSIPFFDKRKHGELMSRVTNDIDNVSATLNSSFIQIISSVLTLVGTVSIMLWLSPLLTLITLTIVPLMVFGMKWITKRTGRLFKQYQHNIGELNGYIEETISGHSIIKTFSREETAIKEFGEKNQRLKTAAYWADTYSGFIPKLMNVLNNLSFAVIAGVGGVFALNGMITIGVIVIFAEYARQFTRPLNELANQYNTLLSAIAGAERVFQILDEEEEAKDEGDAVEIESVEGKVEFQHVSFSYEKGEPTLKDVSFSIRPGETVALVGPTGAGKTTITNLLSRFYELNEGRIEIDGLNIQTIKRKSLRQLMGFVLQDSFLFQGTIADNIRYGRLDASDDEVKDAAKLANAHTFIEKMPEGYDTMLRADGSGISQGQKQLLSIARAILSNPSILILDEATSSIDTITELKIQDALKRLMKGRTSVVVAHRLNTIRQADQILVLDGGKIIEQGTHDELLKVKGFYHGLYHSQLKESG, from the coding sequence ATGTCTAGGCATATACGAAAGAAACCGGGGGAGAACGACAAGGCGAAAGATGCAAGAGGCACACTCAGGCGTCTGTGGAGCTACCTTTCCAAAATGAAGGTCATTTTGTATCTGGTCATTTTAATGGTGTTCCTTAGTTCGGCGGCGGCACTTCTCGGGCCGTTTCTTGTTGGGAAAGCGATTGATGACTATATCGTCACGAAGGAGACATCTGGTCTGGTGGGACTGATCACAGGGCTGATTGCGGTGTACATCCTGCATTCTATGTCCGTATGGTTCCAGAATTATTGGATGATCGGTGTCGCTCAGGATACGGTATACAGGTTACGGAAGGACCTCTTCCATCAGTTGCATCAGCTCTCCATCCCATTCTTTGATAAACGGAAGCATGGCGAACTGATGAGCAGGGTGACCAATGATATTGATAATGTGAGCGCCACCTTGAATAGTTCGTTCATTCAAATCATATCGAGTGTCCTTACATTGGTCGGGACCGTCTCGATCATGCTCTGGCTCAGTCCGCTCCTCACTCTCATCACTCTGACCATTGTTCCCCTCATGGTATTTGGCATGAAGTGGATCACGAAACGGACAGGCCGCCTATTTAAACAATATCAGCATAATATCGGTGAATTGAACGGCTATATCGAAGAAACGATCTCCGGTCACAGCATCATCAAAACGTTTTCCAGGGAAGAAACGGCCATCAAAGAATTCGGTGAAAAGAATCAGCGGCTAAAGACAGCGGCATATTGGGCGGATACGTATTCAGGTTTCATCCCGAAACTGATGAACGTGCTGAACAACCTCAGCTTTGCCGTCATAGCCGGGGTGGGAGGGGTCTTTGCCCTGAACGGCATGATCACGATCGGTGTCATTGTCATATTCGCAGAGTATGCAAGGCAGTTCACACGGCCATTGAATGAGCTTGCGAATCAGTATAATACGCTCCTCTCAGCGATTGCAGGTGCCGAGCGTGTATTTCAAATACTGGATGAAGAAGAAGAGGCGAAGGACGAAGGAGATGCCGTAGAAATCGAGTCCGTTGAAGGGAAGGTCGAGTTTCAACATGTTTCATTCTCTTATGAAAAAGGGGAACCGACATTAAAGGATGTATCCTTTTCCATACGCCCCGGTGAAACCGTTGCCCTGGTTGGACCCACAGGAGCGGGGAAGACAACGATCACCAATCTCCTATCCCGCTTTTATGAACTGAATGAAGGAAGGATAGAGATCGACGGCCTCAACATTCAGACCATTAAACGAAAAAGCTTACGTCAGCTGATGGGCTTCGTTCTCCAGGATAGCTTTCTGTTCCAGGGGACGATTGCCGACAATATCCGTTACGGCCGCCTCGATGCGAGTGATGATGAGGTCAAGGATGCAGCCAAGCTCGCCAATGCCCATACCTTCATCGAAAAGATGCCCGAGGGCTACGATACAATGTTGCGGGCGGATGGAAGCGGAATCAGCCAGGGGCAGAAACAGCTATTGTCCATTGCGAGGGCCATCCTGTCCAATCCGTCCATCCTGATCCTCGATGAAGCAACAAGCAGTATCGACACGATTACGGAGCTGAAGATCCAGGATGCCCTCAAACGGTTGATGAAGGGCAGGACGAGCGTAGTAGTCGCTCACCGACTTAACACGATCCGTCAGGCTGATCAAATCCTGGTCCTTGATGGAGGGAAGATCATTGAACAGGGCACTCATGATGAACTTCTTAAGGTGAAGGGCTTTTATCATGGACTGTATCATAGCCAGTTGAAAGAGAGCGGTTGA
- a CDS encoding ABC transporter ATP-binding protein, protein MAVAWSLMLVELAVELLNPLFMARIIDEGILNKNLDTVLKWGFIMVGMSLVAFFSGVTNSFFAAHTSQGFGYDVRESLYKKVQSFSFASFNKLPASSLITRMTNDVRQLQNTIFMSLRIMLRAPLLVVGSTIMALIVNARLALILIVVIPVLWLFLFWVLKRGWSLFEKVQSRLDKVNEVMKENLSGMRLIKAYTRSRHEESRFHEANEDLKNRTVRALRFMEIIMPLLMLVMNLALLSVLWFGSIDVASGGTKVGEVVAIVTYVTRISSVFSIFSFIITSFSRARASAERVEEVLETEIDLKDGGEADTRNKVVRGEISFKDVSFQYPSTRGKVLRDVSFQVGAGQTVSILGATGSGKSSLFQLIPRLYDATEGTVHLDGREIRTIPLDEIRKNIGYVPQEVILFSGSVSENLLWGKEDATREEMIQAAKDAQIHETILNLSNGYDTVLGQKGVNLSGGQKQRLSIARALIRKPKILLLDDSTSALDLKTESKLLQALKKYECTTMIITQKVSTAMESDRILLLEDGVLIGEGSHESLVEDSLLYQQIYQSQFGEGEIHHV, encoded by the coding sequence ATGGCCGTTGCCTGGAGTTTAATGCTGGTAGAGCTTGCAGTAGAACTATTGAATCCGCTGTTCATGGCGCGGATCATCGATGAAGGAATTCTGAATAAAAACTTGGACACCGTATTGAAATGGGGATTCATCATGGTCGGGATGTCCCTTGTTGCCTTCTTTTCAGGCGTGACGAATTCATTTTTTGCCGCCCATACGAGTCAGGGATTTGGGTATGATGTGCGGGAAAGTCTGTATAAGAAAGTTCAATCGTTTTCGTTTGCCAGTTTTAATAAGCTTCCGGCCTCTTCTCTCATCACGAGAATGACGAATGATGTCAGGCAGCTTCAGAACACGATCTTCATGAGCCTCAGGATCATGCTCAGGGCTCCATTACTTGTAGTGGGCTCCACCATCATGGCCCTGATCGTCAATGCCCGGCTTGCGCTTATTCTAATCGTTGTGATTCCGGTGTTATGGCTGTTCCTGTTTTGGGTGCTGAAACGCGGGTGGAGTCTGTTTGAAAAAGTTCAATCCAGGCTGGATAAAGTAAATGAGGTCATGAAGGAAAACCTTTCAGGAATGAGGTTGATCAAAGCGTATACGAGGAGCAGGCATGAAGAAAGCCGATTTCATGAAGCGAATGAAGATTTGAAGAATCGAACGGTACGTGCCCTCAGGTTCATGGAGATCATTATGCCCCTCTTGATGCTTGTCATGAACCTTGCCCTTCTTTCCGTTCTATGGTTCGGAAGTATAGATGTTGCCTCAGGTGGCACAAAGGTTGGGGAAGTAGTGGCGATTGTCACGTATGTCACGAGAATCTCATCTGTTTTTTCTATATTCTCTTTTATCATCACCAGTTTTTCTAGAGCAAGGGCTTCTGCTGAAAGGGTCGAGGAAGTACTTGAAACGGAGATCGACTTGAAGGATGGAGGGGAGGCAGACACTCGCAACAAAGTGGTAAGAGGAGAAATCTCGTTTAAAGATGTATCGTTTCAATATCCATCCACTAGGGGAAAGGTGCTTCGGGATGTTTCCTTTCAGGTGGGAGCGGGACAAACCGTATCCATTTTAGGGGCTACGGGTTCAGGTAAAAGCTCCCTGTTTCAGCTCATCCCCCGTCTGTATGATGCAACAGAGGGAACCGTTCATTTGGACGGGCGGGAGATCCGGACCATTCCATTGGATGAAATAAGAAAAAATATCGGATATGTCCCTCAGGAAGTCATCCTGTTTTCCGGGTCGGTTTCAGAAAATCTTTTATGGGGGAAGGAAGATGCCACAAGGGAGGAAATGATCCAGGCGGCAAAAGATGCACAGATCCATGAAACCATCCTGAATCTTTCCAATGGATATGATACGGTCCTCGGGCAAAAAGGGGTCAACCTTTCAGGAGGTCAGAAACAAAGGCTTTCCATTGCCAGGGCACTCATCCGGAAACCGAAGATCCTCCTGCTGGATGACAGTACGAGTGCATTAGACTTGAAAACGGAGTCGAAGCTCCTTCAAGCATTGAAGAAATATGAGTGTACCACGATGATCATCACTCAAAAGGTCAGTACGGCGATGGAATCCGATCGTATCCTGCTTCTAGAAGATGGGGTATTGATCGGAGAAGGGTCCCACGAGTCACTGGTAGAGGATTCCCTCCTTTATCAACAAATTTACCAGTCTCAATTCGGAGAGGGGGAAATTCATCATGTCTAG
- a CDS encoding mechanosensitive ion channel, with amino-acid sequence MNNEITREWYGYLGKLPDLLLALLVLLIGWIIAKAIEKAVYGILKRIKIDDNLYFGSRTGERKWTSEKVISKIVYFILLVFVFIAFFNILDLNFIASPLVGMLSTMAAAIPNVLKAALILLFAWIVASVLKVLIEKLGMRPAVKSTMVRSKLAKDENDAHRYVYTAARIVFYLVLLVFLPGVLAALNIAGVSGPFTEMLQSFLAFIPKLFAAAIILLVGWFVAKIVRDIVTNFLKAIGTERVADRFGIGKLFQGTTVSSVIGTIVFVLIMIPVTISALDQLDIRGISEPAIHMLNQVLVMLPNIAVAIVLILAGIWVGRWVGALVARLLNRVGFNSLLRNMGIGRMNVNKNPYEAKGSAYMNLSGLVGRVVQVIIVFLFVVEALEMVRLEFLVALATGVLAYVPHVLAAIVILGAGLYLGNLVKSILSNVLSDNFQVLSNITKYAIIALSFFMALDQLKVADSIVNIAFMLILGGLALAFGLAFGLGGKDFAQKYLSKLDRKIEEEKNRPNSGGTDTPPPFNQ; translated from the coding sequence ATGAACAATGAGATCACGCGGGAATGGTATGGGTATTTAGGAAAACTTCCAGATCTGTTATTAGCTTTATTGGTGCTATTGATCGGCTGGATCATAGCAAAGGCTATTGAAAAAGCCGTTTACGGAATTTTAAAAAGAATAAAGATCGATGATAATCTATATTTTGGCAGCAGGACCGGGGAACGGAAATGGACATCGGAGAAAGTCATTAGTAAAATCGTGTACTTCATTCTGCTGGTGTTTGTGTTTATCGCCTTCTTCAATATCCTTGACTTGAACTTTATTGCTTCACCTTTAGTCGGTATGTTGAGTACGATGGCGGCAGCGATCCCCAATGTCTTAAAAGCGGCACTTATTCTATTATTTGCATGGATTGTTGCCTCTGTCCTGAAGGTATTGATAGAGAAGTTGGGTATGAGACCTGCAGTTAAAAGCACGATGGTGAGGTCTAAACTGGCGAAAGATGAAAATGATGCACATCGATATGTCTACACGGCCGCGAGGATTGTCTTCTATCTCGTGCTTCTTGTATTCTTACCGGGAGTGTTGGCGGCTCTTAACATTGCAGGGGTTTCAGGACCTTTCACGGAAATGCTCCAAAGCTTCCTGGCGTTTATACCGAAGCTGTTTGCAGCGGCTATCATTCTCCTTGTTGGATGGTTTGTTGCCAAGATCGTCCGGGATATCGTGACGAACTTCCTGAAGGCGATTGGCACAGAGAGAGTCGCTGATCGATTCGGTATCGGGAAACTTTTTCAAGGAACAACGGTTTCATCGGTCATAGGGACGATTGTATTCGTTCTGATCATGATTCCGGTCACCATTTCTGCACTGGATCAGCTGGACATTCGAGGGATTTCAGAACCAGCGATTCACATGCTCAATCAGGTCCTTGTGATGCTTCCGAATATTGCGGTTGCGATTGTACTCATTCTGGCAGGAATCTGGGTCGGTAGATGGGTTGGCGCATTGGTTGCACGTTTATTGAACAGGGTAGGATTCAATTCTCTGTTACGAAATATGGGGATTGGACGTATGAACGTCAATAAGAACCCATATGAAGCCAAGGGCTCAGCCTATATGAATCTATCTGGACTTGTAGGCAGAGTTGTTCAGGTTATCATTGTTTTCCTATTTGTAGTAGAAGCCCTTGAGATGGTGCGCTTGGAATTCCTGGTCGCCCTGGCAACCGGTGTATTAGCTTATGTGCCACATGTATTAGCAGCCATCGTCATTCTTGGTGCAGGCTTGTACCTGGGTAACTTGGTTAAGAGCATCTTATCCAATGTATTGAGTGATAACTTCCAAGTCCTTTCGAACATCACGAAATACGCCATTATTGCTCTAAGCTTCTTTATGGCCCTGGATCAATTAAAAGTGGCTGATTCCATCGTTAATATTGCGTTCATGTTGATTCTGGGTGGACTGGCTCTGGCTTTCGGTTTAGCCTTTGGTCTGGGTGGAAAGGACTTTGCACAAAAGTATCTTTCTAAACTGGATCGGAAAATTGAAGAAGAAAAGAACAGACCAAATAGTGGAGGTACAGATACTCCGCCACCATTTAACCAATAA
- a CDS encoding threonine/serine exporter family protein gives MHIIEQLVTSFISAAAFGIIFNAPKQSLFKCGIVGMLGWIIYVLMSLNEADTVLATLLASFVVAVVSQVFAKMYKTPVIIFSVAGIIPLVPGGLAYDAMRNFVQNDYNAAINLAAKAFMISGSIAIGLIFSEVINQVIRNARLNASARRMR, from the coding sequence ATGCACATCATCGAACAATTAGTGACCAGCTTCATATCCGCCGCTGCATTCGGGATTATCTTCAATGCTCCAAAGCAGTCCCTTTTCAAATGCGGAATTGTCGGGATGCTGGGCTGGATCATTTACGTACTTATGAGTTTAAATGAAGCCGACACCGTTCTTGCCACGTTACTTGCCTCCTTTGTCGTGGCTGTGGTCAGTCAGGTGTTTGCGAAAATGTATAAAACACCGGTCATCATCTTTTCTGTTGCCGGGATCATCCCCCTCGTACCCGGGGGACTGGCGTACGATGCCATGAGAAACTTCGTTCAAAATGATTACAATGCCGCCATCAACCTGGCAGCCAAAGCCTTTATGATCTCCGGTTCCATTGCCATCGGGCTCATCTTCTCGGAAGTCATCAACCAGGTCATCCGAAATGCCCGCCTGAACGCAAGTGCCCGACGGATGAGATAG
- a CDS encoding threonine/serine exporter family protein → MEAKMIRRYDIMEVSLLAGKIMLQSGAETYRVEDTMMRIAASYGISESHSYVTPTGIIFSIETSEPTKTKLIRINERSTDLEKVTLVNSISRQISKGHLTLEEAYNALEKLDQSDLSYSFLIQVAAASIASGCFLIMFQGMWKDFIPALITGGVGFTSLIYLHRLVPIKFFAEFLASFIIGMVSYGFVQLGIGQELDKIIIGSVMPLVPGLLITNAVRDLMAGHLVSGLSKGAEAFLTAFAIGTGIAVVFTLT, encoded by the coding sequence ATGGAAGCAAAAATGATAAGAAGATATGACATTATGGAGGTCAGCCTGCTGGCGGGGAAGATCATGCTGCAAAGTGGGGCGGAGACGTATCGCGTCGAGGACACGATGATGCGCATCGCCGCTTCTTATGGGATATCGGAGTCGCATAGCTATGTGACCCCCACCGGGATCATCTTCTCGATTGAAACCTCAGAACCGACCAAAACGAAGCTGATCCGAATTAATGAGAGGTCTACGGATCTTGAGAAAGTGACCCTCGTGAACAGTATCTCAAGGCAGATCAGTAAAGGGCATCTGACCCTTGAAGAAGCATATAACGCCCTTGAAAAGCTGGATCAGTCCGATTTATCTTATTCCTTCCTGATTCAAGTGGCCGCGGCTTCAATTGCAAGTGGTTGCTTTCTCATCATGTTCCAGGGGATGTGGAAGGACTTCATTCCTGCTCTCATCACGGGAGGCGTCGGGTTTACAAGCCTGATTTATTTACACCGCCTTGTTCCGATAAAGTTCTTCGCGGAGTTTCTTGCTTCCTTCATCATCGGCATGGTGTCATACGGATTTGTCCAGCTTGGTATCGGACAGGAATTGGATAAGATCATCATCGGATCCGTGATGCCCCTTGTTCCCGGTCTCCTGATCACCAATGCAGTCCGGGACTTGATGGCGGGTCATCTCGTTTCGGGTCTCTCAAAGGGCGCAGAAGCTTTTTTAACGGCATTTGCCATTGGTACGGGCATTGCTGTCGTGTTTACATTGACGTAA
- a CDS encoding VTT domain-containing protein, translating to MTEWIINIAEEWGIWGVLFSLLIEGSAFPFIGTFFIVTMGFILDLTWMEMVVTSIAGSFLYTVGSYIPYYISFKLGEEMEGKLKPKKLEKLREAQGKFNRYGVWSVAIASPLHLGNVIPFLAGMARMDVKAYSLLTMLGIAPSTFLFLTIGKIYDGEKEVILEVIENYQMVVLMGFVVVTGAYMIYKRKLKRGSNNPSERKAFQERGK from the coding sequence ATGACGGAATGGATAATAAATATAGCAGAAGAGTGGGGGATATGGGGTGTACTGTTTTCTCTATTAATTGAAGGGAGTGCTTTCCCTTTTATTGGAACGTTCTTTATCGTAACCATGGGATTTATCCTTGACTTAACGTGGATGGAAATGGTGGTCACTTCGATAGCGGGAAGCTTTTTATATACTGTTGGAAGCTATATACCATACTATATCAGTTTCAAACTGGGGGAGGAAATGGAAGGGAAGCTCAAGCCGAAAAAGCTGGAGAAGCTTCGGGAGGCCCAAGGTAAATTCAATCGATACGGTGTTTGGAGCGTAGCGATTGCAAGTCCGCTTCACTTAGGGAATGTCATCCCGTTCCTTGCAGGTATGGCAAGAATGGATGTGAAGGCGTATTCCCTCCTTACTATGCTCGGTATTGCACCATCCACTTTTCTGTTTTTGACCATTGGGAAGATATATGACGGGGAGAAAGAAGTGATCCTTGAAGTGATCGAAAACTATCAAATGGTGGTCCTCATGGGATTTGTGGTGGTGACGGGTGCGTACATGATTTATAAGAGAAAGTTAAAAAGGGGGTCAAATAACCCATCGGAACGAAAAGCTTTTCAAGAGAGAGGAAAGTAA
- the thiT gene encoding energy-coupled thiamine transporter ThiT, whose amino-acid sequence MKNTRLVVLLEASLMAAFAVILDLLPSIKLSPSISISIAMVPIFLLSYRRGWRAGLIGGFLWGILQIALGDAWIATPVQMVIEYFIAFAFIGFAGIFAGKIQGALGSGRRSKAFFWVVMATIAGSLARYFWHFIAGFVFFAEYAPDEMSPLLFSLIVNGITMLGSAVLCSVVMVIIVNIAPRLIKVQSHQQEISRKAS is encoded by the coding sequence ATGAAAAACACTCGACTTGTCGTATTGCTTGAAGCATCATTGATGGCGGCTTTTGCGGTCATCCTCGATTTGTTGCCTTCTATTAAGCTATCACCGAGTATCTCGATTTCGATTGCCATGGTTCCTATCTTTCTATTATCCTATCGAAGAGGCTGGAGAGCTGGATTGATAGGAGGATTTTTATGGGGGATCCTGCAGATTGCCCTCGGGGATGCCTGGATTGCGACCCCGGTCCAAATGGTGATTGAGTACTTCATCGCTTTTGCTTTTATCGGTTTTGCCGGGATCTTTGCCGGGAAAATTCAGGGCGCACTGGGAAGCGGCCGACGATCCAAAGCGTTCTTCTGGGTAGTGATGGCAACAATCGCAGGAAGCCTTGCCCGTTATTTCTGGCATTTCATTGCCGGATTCGTGTTCTTTGCCGAGTATGCGCCGGATGAGATGTCCCCACTGCTATTTTCTCTTATAGTAAATGGGATCACCATGTTGGGATCGGCCGTTTTATGCTCCGTTGTGATGGTGATCATCGTTAATATCGCACCAAGATTGATCAAAGTTCAGTCGCATCAACAGGAAATCAGCCGAAAGGCATCATAA
- a CDS encoding DL-endopeptidase inhibitor IseA family protein, which translates to MNEKFNDDFLQSLKKRPDLSPRKEFKQELKTKLFNEINDTEKNRVKMRSLVPNILAAAFILAGVFLTFELVGIGRDGQNASQEQDSIEQVEPTSQEPTELDESTADKLIGEAFSRYDHILNDEGTGETFIFEGKPYRYMSGELDSKEKVIRYLSESFTPDAAGKLIGDHPFIVFKGKLAQPDVSYEPGQLWTATTAIKVRTSDTMSDVTYEIPVSEGYEKASVQTFRLLYDDGWKFSVVMPFSFRKIEKVETGSGSQFTLAKEEKDAYQEFSKDPTEVHMKGLSPISIAKIYVQASLDERYDLVYELYTDRTDYIRWTKEEDEEIPKTDRGTKESILNTFKGIENGEFIQTSDIDGYIKYDNGGEGTMGFQMVKDEDGYWSVGFMPTQ; encoded by the coding sequence ATGAACGAAAAATTCAATGATGACTTCCTGCAATCTTTGAAAAAACGACCAGACCTTTCTCCGCGAAAAGAGTTTAAGCAAGAGTTGAAAACCAAACTATTTAATGAAATAAATGACACCGAAAAGAACAGGGTGAAAATGAGAAGTTTGGTTCCGAATATACTGGCAGCAGCTTTTATATTGGCGGGGGTGTTTTTGACCTTTGAACTGGTAGGGATCGGAAGGGACGGTCAAAATGCTTCTCAGGAGCAAGACAGCATAGAGCAGGTAGAGCCAACCTCACAGGAACCGACTGAGCTGGATGAATCCACGGCCGACAAACTGATCGGAGAAGCGTTCTCTCGATATGATCATATCCTTAACGATGAAGGGACCGGCGAAACCTTTATATTTGAAGGAAAACCTTACCGGTATATGAGTGGAGAATTGGATTCAAAAGAAAAAGTGATCCGTTATCTATCAGAAAGTTTTACGCCTGATGCTGCGGGGAAGCTCATCGGGGATCATCCATTCATTGTTTTCAAAGGAAAATTGGCGCAGCCTGATGTATCATATGAACCTGGTCAGTTATGGACGGCCACTACGGCAATCAAAGTGAGGACTTCAGACACGATGAGTGATGTGACATACGAAATACCGGTTTCAGAAGGTTACGAGAAAGCAAGTGTTCAAACTTTCAGGTTGCTTTATGATGATGGATGGAAGTTTAGTGTGGTGATGCCGTTCTCTTTTAGAAAAATAGAAAAGGTGGAAACGGGCAGTGGCTCCCAATTCACGCTTGCAAAGGAAGAAAAGGACGCCTATCAGGAGTTTTCCAAAGATCCAACAGAAGTCCATATGAAAGGACTGTCACCCATCAGCATAGCCAAAATATATGTCCAGGCATCACTGGACGAACGATACGACCTTGTTTATGAATTGTACACGGACAGAACGGATTATATACGATGGACAAAAGAAGAAGACGAGGAAATACCCAAAACGGACAGGGGCACAAAAGAAAGTATCCTTAATACCTTCAAAGGGATCGAAAATGGTGAATTTATTCAAACTAGCGATATCGATGGCTATATCAAGTATGATAACGGCGGTGAAGGCACCATGGGCTTTCAGATGGTAAAAGATGAAGACGGCTATTGGAGTGTAGGCTTTATGCCTACTCAGTAA
- a CDS encoding RNA polymerase sigma factor, which translates to MNEGQHQLEELYEKFFHDVYQYLLYFTNNSSEAEDLTQDTFIRVFKSYQSFKNHSSQKTWIISIAKRTAIDHYRKRKLISILPEFLISIRKSEDGLPEEEMEKNEEWEMVQAALSKLKPDYRNVVILRGLREYSVKETAEILDWKPSKVKVDYHRALNLLKKSLGNSSEKAVQVYERKIQ; encoded by the coding sequence TTGAATGAGGGTCAACACCAATTAGAAGAGCTTTATGAAAAGTTCTTTCATGACGTCTATCAGTACTTATTGTATTTTACAAATAATTCATCCGAAGCAGAGGATTTAACGCAGGATACATTTATCAGAGTGTTCAAGAGTTATCAAAGCTTCAAAAATCATTCCTCTCAGAAAACATGGATCATATCCATTGCCAAACGTACTGCCATCGATCACTACAGAAAGAGAAAGCTAATCTCCATTCTCCCGGAATTCCTTATAAGTATACGGAAAAGTGAGGATGGCCTGCCGGAAGAGGAGATGGAGAAGAATGAAGAGTGGGAAATGGTTCAAGCTGCCCTTTCAAAGCTGAAACCTGATTATCGCAATGTTGTCATTTTAAGGGGATTAAGGGAATACTCCGTCAAAGAAACGGCGGAGATCCTCGATTGGAAGCCTTCCAAGGTTAAGGTGGATTATCACAGGGCACTGAATCTGTTAAAAAAATCATTAGGAAATTCCAGTGAAAAGGCGGTGCAGGTATATGAACGAAAAATTCAATGA